The proteins below are encoded in one region of Gemmatimonadota bacterium:
- a CDS encoding glycosidase, with the protein MLLVALALPATSTSATAQTPDRAAGSDLPVIELVRDASGTRLQVDGRDMMVKGVNWDYFPRGTTYNYSFWTEPDDVIEAGLDREMSLLTAMGGNTIRTYVGIPPRWVRHIYERYGVFTILNHALGRYGVTAGGAFSPNTDYSDPQARAVLMAEVEEMVAELKGTPGVLMWLLGNENNYGLVWSSAETEDLPTEEANALRARHMYSLFGEVTRRVKEMDPTRPVAMANGDLQYIEIIAEEVPDLDVFGTNVYRGVSFGDLFQEVRDELDLPVMFTEFGSDAWNAKNMHEDQATQARYLLGQWREIYEQSAGKGLIGNSIGGATFQWTDGWWKFGQEDRLDIQDTNASWANGGYVEDFVEGRNNMNEEWWGIVAKGPTDNSNLYELYPRAAYYALQEVYELDPYAPGTDRVAIGEHFASISPADMTLRAQGDRAALLASALDRVNVSGVRIELETFSTGGSLVSTPAEAPARNPSYPSFRGFDQLQSFYADIEARPTGNIIANVSVNMLGDVPVNPIDEIFYENRGRARNVRIDGEDQPLGDIERLKIYNARVSWDDEWFNLEGFYRSGHYHWGYEGDFFGLYQEANYGPGIDVYNGLAPVGVEIAGKRWLSGTKVAVGPELWWGANPAVLVKQEATLGPVRGTVIYQEDLAEAGKAASSFAIPLPPTRKATLHLTATRGSLTFDVGGIMSGLTKVDQGFQLVDGEPGDYRVLQDRIRTSDAFGAKAKIAFSRGRINWYLQGAAMGLVADGGATQVQTFTGWTLKDTGSGNQRNLLTGMTFLAGDWQIAPNLLWRKPLVGPVPSGVPAPGRPRNILSDPFAVRGNRETRAAELLLTYDPTPATWMYNWDSDRREDAAFAASIGFVYFDFPTTQDAGIGIFADGRSTFAFPGAPPARDLWEVKARLVSKRRTGPSLIANIFAGTGEPNGDDRREISRAGIDLRVIDGPVKFHGMGSLNDWGPYDYHRDFNLTFPLQVMADISYSLASPDWFDLPQTRFGVRATMRTLNEHSPRYCPLRTPDQFGALTCNPNVGGELGREWEIRTYLHFGM; encoded by the coding sequence CTGCTCCTGGTCGCGCTTGCGCTCCCGGCGACGTCCACTTCCGCAACGGCCCAGACGCCGGACCGGGCCGCAGGCTCGGACCTTCCCGTCATCGAGCTGGTCAGGGACGCCAGCGGAACTCGGCTGCAGGTCGACGGCCGAGACATGATGGTGAAGGGCGTCAATTGGGACTACTTCCCCCGCGGAACCACCTACAACTACAGCTTCTGGACCGAGCCCGACGACGTCATCGAAGCGGGGCTGGACCGCGAGATGTCCCTGCTCACGGCCATGGGCGGGAACACGATCCGCACCTACGTGGGAATCCCGCCGAGATGGGTGCGGCATATCTACGAGCGCTACGGCGTATTCACGATCCTGAACCACGCTCTCGGACGCTACGGCGTGACGGCCGGCGGCGCGTTCAGCCCGAACACCGACTATTCGGACCCGCAGGCACGCGCCGTCCTGATGGCCGAGGTCGAGGAGATGGTCGCCGAACTCAAGGGAACGCCGGGCGTCCTCATGTGGCTCCTCGGCAACGAGAACAACTACGGGCTGGTGTGGAGCTCCGCCGAAACCGAGGATCTGCCCACGGAAGAGGCCAACGCGCTTCGCGCGCGCCACATGTACTCGCTCTTCGGAGAGGTGACGCGCCGAGTCAAGGAGATGGACCCGACCCGACCCGTCGCCATGGCCAACGGCGATCTCCAGTACATCGAGATCATCGCCGAGGAGGTCCCGGACCTCGACGTCTTCGGCACCAACGTCTATCGGGGAGTCTCCTTCGGAGATCTATTCCAGGAGGTGCGAGACGAGCTCGATCTTCCAGTGATGTTCACCGAGTTCGGATCGGACGCCTGGAACGCGAAGAACATGCACGAGGACCAGGCCACCCAGGCCAGGTATCTGCTCGGGCAGTGGCGGGAAATCTACGAGCAGTCGGCCGGGAAGGGACTGATCGGCAACTCCATCGGCGGCGCCACCTTCCAGTGGACCGACGGCTGGTGGAAATTCGGCCAGGAAGATCGGCTCGACATCCAGGACACCAACGCCTCGTGGGCGAACGGCGGTTACGTGGAGGACTTCGTCGAGGGCCGGAACAACATGAACGAGGAGTGGTGGGGGATCGTCGCCAAGGGCCCGACGGACAACAGCAACCTCTACGAGCTCTACCCCCGTGCCGCCTACTACGCTCTCCAGGAGGTGTACGAGCTCGACCCTTACGCTCCAGGTACGGACCGGGTCGCCATCGGCGAGCACTTCGCCTCGATCAGCCCTGCCGACATGACGCTGCGGGCGCAAGGCGACCGGGCCGCTCTGCTCGCCTCGGCTCTCGACCGCGTCAACGTCAGCGGCGTGCGCATAGAGCTCGAGACCTTCAGCACCGGAGGTTCCCTTGTGAGCACTCCCGCGGAGGCACCGGCCCGGAATCCGTCCTACCCGAGCTTTCGCGGCTTCGACCAGCTCCAGTCCTTCTACGCCGACATCGAGGCGCGACCGACGGGGAACATCATCGCGAACGTCTCGGTCAACATGCTCGGCGACGTACCCGTCAACCCCATCGACGAGATCTTTTACGAGAACCGGGGCCGAGCGCGCAACGTCCGGATCGACGGCGAGGACCAGCCTCTGGGGGACATCGAGAGGTTGAAGATCTACAACGCCCGGGTTTCGTGGGACGACGAGTGGTTCAACCTGGAGGGATTCTATCGGTCCGGACACTACCATTGGGGATACGAAGGCGATTTTTTCGGGCTCTACCAAGAGGCCAACTACGGGCCCGGCATCGACGTCTACAACGGGCTCGCGCCGGTCGGGGTCGAGATCGCCGGCAAGCGATGGCTGAGCGGAACCAAGGTGGCGGTCGGCCCCGAGCTCTGGTGGGGCGCCAACCCTGCGGTCCTGGTCAAGCAGGAAGCGACTCTCGGCCCCGTTCGGGGAACGGTCATCTACCAGGAGGATCTGGCCGAGGCGGGGAAGGCGGCGAGTTCGTTCGCCATCCCCTTGCCGCCCACGCGCAAGGCCACGCTGCACCTGACCGCGACCCGAGGCAGCCTGACCTTTGACGTCGGGGGCATCATGTCCGGACTCACCAAGGTCGACCAGGGCTTCCAGCTCGTCGACGGAGAGCCGGGCGACTACCGGGTCCTGCAGGACCGGATCAGGACCTCGGACGCGTTCGGAGCCAAGGCCAAGATCGCCTTCTCCCGAGGACGGATCAACTGGTATCTGCAGGGAGCCGCCATGGGCTTGGTAGCCGACGGAGGCGCCACTCAGGTCCAGACCTTCACCGGCTGGACGCTCAAGGATACCGGAAGCGGCAATCAGCGCAACCTGCTGACCGGAATGACCTTTCTGGCGGGCGACTGGCAGATCGCGCCCAACCTACTCTGGCGCAAGCCGCTCGTGGGCCCGGTTCCTTCCGGCGTGCCCGCCCCGGGCCGTCCGCGCAACATCCTCTCCGATCCCTTCGCCGTGCGCGGCAACCGCGAGACTCGGGCGGCCGAGCTCCTCCTCACCTACGATCCCACGCCCGCCACCTGGATGTACAACTGGGACAGCGATCGGCGCGAGGATGCGGCCTTCGCCGCCTCGATAGGTTTCGTCTACTTCGACTTCCCGACCACGCAGGACGCCGGCATCGGGATCTTCGCCGACGGACGCTCCACGTTCGCCTTCCCCGGCGCTCCTCCGGCGCGGGATCTGTGGGAGGTCAAGGCCCGGTTAGTCTCGAAGCGGCGGACGGGTCCCTCGTTGATCGCCAACATCTTCGCGGGCACAGGTGAACCCAACGGCGACGACCGGCGCGAGATCAGCCGCGCCGGGATCGACCTGCGCGTCATCGACGGCCCCGTCAAGTTCCACGGAATGGGGAGCCTGAACGACTGGGGTCCGTACGACTATCATCGCGACTTCAACCTCACCTTCCCCTTGCAGGTGATGGCCGACATCTCGTATTCGCTGGCTTCCCCGGACTGGTTCGATCTGCCGCAGACCCGCTTCGGGGTGCGGGCGACGATGCGCACTCTGAACGAGCACTCGCCGCGGTACTGTCCGCTTCGGACGCCCGACCAATTCGGAGCGCTGACGTGCAATCCGAACGTCGGCGGCGAGCTCGGGCGGGAGTGGGAAATCCGGACCTACCTGCACTTCGGGATGTAG
- a CDS encoding glycoside hydrolase family 3 protein: MVGPSSTMTELPVRALLARMTLDQKIGQMTQPERLHVTPEQVRLHHIGSVLSGAGSRPGDNRPASWVSMNDAYWRASMDEWDGGLPIPILYGVDAVHGNANVRGATVFPHNVGLGAARDPDLVERIGRATAREVLAAGVEWTFAPTLAVARDPRWGRAYESYSEDPALVASYAGRIVRGLQGETNGRDAGAGPGGLGPEGVVACAKHWVGDGGTRAGVDQGDTLADEVEFRRVHVAPYRPALEAGVMTVMVSLSSWNGEKCHAHRHLIQDVLKGEMGFAGFVVSDWNGVDALADHFEEAVALAVNAGIDMFMVPETWREFIAAVKVKVARGAVARARIDDAVARILRVKFASGLFDRPRPSARPGSDAGAFGCVEHRALAREAVRRSLVLLKNERGSLPLHKGARILVTGSSAHDRGRQCGGFTVEWQGVTGNAEIEGGSSVWEGIRELAPMAVLRKGGAGDGETPDPREIARDFDAAVVVVGERPYAEGMGDIREAGPVRAGTNHLPSGPGALEPYGDTLELAALHPEALATIRALAESGIPVVTVLVSGRPLVVNAELAASSAFVAAWLPGSEGAGVADMLFGDYDFTGRLPMAWPKETPGGSGRPARAEPLFPRGYGLGL, encoded by the coding sequence ATGGTCGGTCCCAGCTCGACGATGACCGAGCTACCGGTGCGGGCTCTGCTCGCGCGCATGACCCTCGATCAGAAGATCGGGCAGATGACGCAGCCCGAACGGCTGCACGTCACGCCCGAACAGGTTCGACTCCATCACATCGGCTCGGTGCTCAGCGGAGCGGGTTCCCGGCCGGGCGACAACCGACCCGCCTCCTGGGTGTCGATGAACGACGCCTACTGGAGGGCGTCGATGGACGAGTGGGACGGCGGCCTGCCGATCCCGATCCTTTACGGTGTCGACGCGGTCCACGGCAACGCCAACGTGCGCGGCGCGACCGTTTTTCCGCATAACGTCGGCCTCGGAGCCGCCCGCGACCCGGATCTCGTCGAGCGGATCGGGCGGGCTACCGCTCGCGAGGTATTGGCCGCCGGTGTGGAGTGGACCTTCGCACCTACGCTGGCCGTGGCTCGAGACCCCCGTTGGGGACGCGCCTACGAGAGTTACTCGGAGGATCCGGCGCTCGTGGCCTCGTACGCCGGGCGGATCGTCAGGGGATTGCAGGGCGAGACGAACGGAAGGGATGCCGGGGCCGGTCCGGGAGGGCTCGGACCGGAAGGCGTCGTGGCCTGCGCCAAGCACTGGGTCGGCGACGGTGGCACCCGGGCCGGAGTGGACCAGGGAGACACCCTGGCGGACGAGGTCGAGTTCCGGCGCGTGCATGTCGCGCCCTACCGTCCCGCCCTGGAGGCCGGGGTCATGACGGTGATGGTGTCGCTGAGCAGTTGGAACGGCGAGAAGTGCCACGCTCACCGCCATCTCATCCAGGATGTGCTCAAGGGCGAAATGGGGTTCGCCGGTTTCGTGGTCTCGGACTGGAACGGGGTCGATGCGCTGGCCGACCACTTCGAGGAAGCGGTCGCGCTGGCCGTGAACGCCGGGATCGACATGTTCATGGTGCCCGAGACCTGGCGCGAGTTCATTGCGGCGGTGAAGGTGAAGGTGGCGAGGGGCGCGGTTGCGCGGGCTCGGATCGACGATGCGGTCGCTCGGATCTTGCGGGTGAAGTTCGCGAGCGGGCTGTTCGACCGGCCCCGGCCGAGTGCGCGCCCGGGTTCCGACGCGGGCGCGTTCGGCTGCGTCGAACACCGTGCTCTGGCCCGCGAGGCCGTGAGGAGGTCGTTGGTGCTGCTCAAGAACGAGCGTGGATCTCTGCCGCTCCACAAGGGCGCTCGCATCCTCGTGACCGGCTCCTCTGCGCACGACCGCGGTCGCCAGTGCGGCGGCTTCACCGTCGAGTGGCAGGGCGTGACGGGCAATGCCGAAATCGAGGGCGGATCGTCCGTCTGGGAGGGCATTCGCGAGCTCGCGCCGATGGCGGTGCTGCGGAAGGGCGGGGCGGGCGATGGCGAAACACCCGATCCTCGGGAGATCGCGCGGGACTTCGATGCGGCCGTGGTTGTCGTCGGCGAGCGCCCGTACGCCGAAGGGATGGGCGACATCCGCGAGGCCGGCCCGGTACGGGCGGGGACGAACCATCTGCCTTCCGGCCCCGGTGCGCTCGAGCCCTATGGAGACACTTTGGAGCTTGCGGCCCTGCACCCGGAGGCCCTGGCGACGATACGCGCACTGGCCGAGAGCGGGATACCCGTCGTAACGGTGCTGGTCTCCGGGCGGCCGCTGGTGGTGAACGCCGAGCTCGCCGCGTCGTCGGCCTTCGTCGCCGCCTGGCTCCCGGGCTCGGAAGGGGCGGGCGTCGCCGACATGCTCTTCGGAGACTACGACTTCACCGGGCGACTGCCGATGGCGTGGCCGAAAGAAACACCCGGTGGGAGCGGACGGCCGGCAAGGGCCGAGCCGCTCTTTCCGAGGGGGTACGGGCTGGGTTTGTAG
- a CDS encoding MFS transporter gives MSRTTAAEDRVSFPHKVVYGIGGFVNNLLAQGIGNLMAVLTLALGMDFRAVGALGGLPRFFDALTDPVLGFVSDRTKTRWGRRRPYLFVGAISSGIIFLLLWQMPAPTQLRLKLVDFGADGVYSGNDEADEAGGWFRAAGRALEGIVTVETIDDVEGEIIIRPPELVAGRWVRLDVPLADFDRLATRDNLARIVLSGDLTEVWVDNVYLYRSDDSLEGGAAGDATTPAETASGEFVPDNAPSLPDGRQGLTQPAAPAPVPTARPEDVISLFSGAYDDVPVRSWSADGDRAEVADGTVGEDEVKRYTNLRIAEIDFGANPVDAGRMTHVHMDIWTPEEIGQGWSQSSYFRYFLIGSLIFFLAYTVFATPWVALGYELTPDYNERTRLMGVQNFVSNTVFVIGPWFLVIVTNPAWFRNQMDGARFLALAICVTVIALGVLPAIILRERGVRGGGTEAGNEPTRSAGPGLWGHVLEFLRGLWQTVKTGPFLLLSVATFMMFNSFIMISQFQFWVFAFYITGGNVAEGAALAGVVGTLGTVTGFLVIAIVTWLGTRIGKKNAFFVSTGVSMLGYALKWFCYTPEYPMLALLPAPLLAFGLGGLFTLMGSMIADVVDLDELTTGERREGMFGSIFWWVVKLGQSGAIFVGGFLLHSTGLDPALGANQPDDTVLRMRIYDAFVPLAASAIALYAVYRYPITEESARKVREELERRRGKTAVA, from the coding sequence CCGATCCGGTCCTCGGATTCGTTTCGGACAGGACGAAGACGCGGTGGGGGCGACGCCGGCCGTACCTCTTTGTGGGCGCGATCTCCTCGGGGATCATCTTCCTCCTGCTCTGGCAGATGCCGGCGCCGACCCAGCTCAGGCTGAAGCTGGTGGATTTCGGTGCTGACGGCGTCTATAGCGGGAACGACGAGGCGGACGAAGCCGGAGGTTGGTTCCGAGCGGCGGGAAGGGCCCTCGAGGGGATCGTCACGGTCGAGACGATCGACGATGTGGAGGGCGAGATCATCATCCGCCCACCGGAGCTTGTCGCGGGACGCTGGGTGCGCCTGGACGTGCCGCTGGCCGACTTCGATCGACTGGCCACTCGCGACAACCTGGCGCGGATCGTCCTCTCCGGCGATCTGACCGAGGTCTGGGTCGACAACGTCTATCTCTATCGCTCCGACGACTCCCTCGAGGGCGGTGCGGCCGGGGACGCGACGACTCCCGCCGAAACGGCTTCGGGCGAATTCGTTCCGGACAATGCGCCTTCGCTCCCGGACGGTCGACAAGGCCTGACGCAGCCTGCCGCACCCGCGCCCGTCCCGACGGCACGACCTGAAGACGTGATCTCGCTCTTCAGCGGGGCGTACGACGATGTTCCGGTCCGTTCCTGGTCGGCGGACGGAGACCGGGCGGAGGTGGCCGACGGCACGGTAGGGGAAGACGAGGTCAAGCGGTACACCAACCTGCGCATCGCCGAAATCGACTTCGGCGCAAATCCCGTCGATGCCGGGCGCATGACGCACGTCCACATGGACATCTGGACGCCGGAAGAGATCGGCCAGGGCTGGAGTCAGTCGAGCTACTTCCGGTACTTCCTGATCGGCTCGCTGATCTTCTTCCTCGCCTACACCGTCTTCGCCACGCCCTGGGTGGCGCTCGGGTACGAGCTCACGCCCGACTACAACGAACGCACCCGCCTGATGGGCGTGCAGAACTTCGTGTCCAACACGGTGTTCGTGATCGGGCCCTGGTTCCTCGTGATCGTGACCAACCCGGCCTGGTTCCGTAATCAGATGGACGGAGCCCGCTTCCTCGCCCTCGCCATCTGCGTGACCGTGATCGCGCTGGGCGTGCTGCCCGCGATCATCCTCCGCGAACGTGGGGTCCGAGGCGGCGGGACCGAAGCCGGGAACGAGCCGACGCGCTCGGCCGGTCCCGGATTATGGGGCCACGTATTGGAGTTCCTCCGCGGGTTGTGGCAGACGGTCAAGACCGGGCCGTTTCTGCTGCTCTCCGTCGCAACCTTCATGATGTTCAACAGCTTCATCATGATCTCGCAATTCCAGTTCTGGGTATTCGCCTTCTACATCACCGGCGGCAACGTCGCGGAGGGGGCCGCCCTCGCTGGAGTGGTCGGGACGCTGGGAACCGTGACCGGCTTTCTCGTGATCGCCATCGTCACCTGGCTCGGTACGAGAATCGGGAAGAAGAACGCGTTCTTCGTGTCGACCGGGGTCTCGATGCTGGGCTACGCTCTCAAATGGTTCTGCTACACGCCGGAATACCCGATGCTGGCGCTGCTTCCCGCCCCGCTCCTGGCCTTCGGGCTCGGCGGCCTTTTCACGCTCATGGGATCCATGATAGCCGACGTGGTGGACCTGGACGAGCTCACGACCGGGGAGCGCCGCGAAGGGATGTTCGGATCGATCTTCTGGTGGGTGGTCAAGCTCGGCCAGAGCGGAGCCATCTTCGTCGGCGGCTTCCTGCTCCATTCGACGGGACTCGACCCCGCGCTCGGCGCCAACCAGCCCGACGACACGGTCCTACGGATGCGGATCTACGACGCCTTCGTGCCGCTCGCGGCCTCCGCGATCGCGCTCTATGCCGTCTACCGGTATCCGATCACCGAGGAGAGCGCCCGGAAGGTTCGGGAGGAACTGGAACGACGGAGAGGAAAGACGGCGGTGGCGTAA